The nucleotide window AAAATATACTTGTTTGGTTGGAACATTGAAATTTGAGTCACGATGCGATAACGTAAAAACAAAATTCCAAGCATGGAACgtgaataaaatattataaaaatgagCGGCCATAATATAAGATTTGAAAAGAACGAATTTGAGTCCATGCAATGAAGACATATCATGCATTATACCAATACTAACACCAACATTTGAGGACCAATGAATTAAGAGCAAATACCAAACAAATTAACACAAATAATATGTGGTGAGCTTGTTAAAGCATATAAACGGACAAATGATATAAGGAAATGGTATTTAGAAATATGAAACAAACAATTTACATTGAAATTTGGAATAGTCCAAGAAgatgaaaatgatgataatatATAAAGTAATGATATATAAATGAAGCTTTAAAGTAAACAATGTATATACAAAAGGGTAATACAAAAGTACATGCGTCAATTTAAATAAGCAATATGCATTAAATGGAATTATATATAAAAAGTTTGGAATAAACGAACATGTGTAATTATATATTTATGCATTAAAAGAAATAACgtgtaaaattttaaagtatagTGCTAtaagagaaaattttgaaatcaaTATATCGTATAACcaattaatgttaaaaaaatcGAAAGATAACAAAAACTTAACAATTTACGATTAATTAAAATGGTACAAAATAACATGTTAAAATAATATACGGGAAAATAAGAATAGTACATAATCTATGAAGGATATAAAATATGAATTCAGActtaattggaaaaaaaaatcaaaggatAATTTATAAACCACAAAAAAATGTTAAGACTAAAATGCGAGGAGCAATAATCAACAGGgctcaaaaaaaaaataaaccaaaCCTCAGAACGGTTCAATTTGGCACGGACTGCAATGGGTGTTCGCACAAATTTTAGGGATAATTTGAAAGCattcaaagaaaagaaaacaaggcTTAATTGTACGCAGGGGCAGAGGAAAGGGACTGGTCGCGAAAATAGACCATTAGGGGGAAAAGGTGCGGATCTGGACCATTTAAACTGCCGTACAAATTTTCAATTTGTGGGCAAAATTCCCTTAGGCCATTCAgctcctttttaaaaaaaaaaaaaaaaaagtctctCCTATCCCTCTGCTAGAGTTTTTGCTTTGGGGAGCCACATAGGAGGGTCATCGGCGCCTCAACGCCTCCACCTCTGGCCCCGGACCACGAGATATACTAGGTAAGTCTCCTTTCCTTTgacttttttcttttaaaaaacaatttgcaaaaagaaaacaaaaagaaacaagcgaaaaagagaaagaaagaagggaaAAAAACCCCTTGAATCTTTAATCTGACTTTTATTGATAAGGCTCGTTTTCGTATATTCTCTGCTATTGTACGAGTAAAAAGATTCGGGAAAAAAAAACCTCCCTTTTACATTTGATTCAatttggctttatagccgattttACAACCTCTTTTGCTTGTTTGCAGGTGCTTGGTGGGTGTGGACTCTGACGTGAAGGTGGAGTGGCGCACGACTCGGAGGAGGGGCGCTATTGGCTGCGGCACAAGGGCAGTCTGCTTAGGGTTTGGCTGAAAATTGTTTTAGCTTTTGGGCTATGGGATTGGGGTGTTGGGTTAGTTTGGGTTTCAATTGGGCCATGGTTTGAAActgtttattttgattttttatttatggGCCCCGGGCTGAATTGGGCCATAACAGATATTATACTTCTATACAAAAAAgctatataatttaaatatattaaaatttaaattgacaACCAAATTGGCAGAGAGATATGTGACTCAGCCATTCAAAAATATCAACAAAGAAGAAGAAAGGCCTTGAAAAGATAAAATCAGTTAACCATGGCACAACAAGAAACTAGTAAAGGTGTTTTTTTCCTTTTATCTTTAGCATCCAAACCAAACAAAAGAAACCCATTCAAACAACATTTATACCCTACCCCAAGTCTTGGAAAGGCAAGATATTAAAAGCCACTTATAAAAATAATTCCATTTAAGATTTGTAATAACATACTTAGAATCATCAAATCTCAAACTATTTCGGACCAATGTCCTTGAGAGCACAGATCTGCTCCTCCCCCATAGCCGACATAACAGACACCACCAGGTCTTTTCCCTCACCAAACCCATCCTTGATCTGCAATCAAGAAATGATACCATTATTGTCAGCAACTCCTCATGAAACCAAATTATAACAATCATCAATTAATCATGATGATATGGAAATGGTCTTGGTTTTAGCATATCAAAAATGAGCAATGCAGTGCTGTGTAGCATCGAATGTAACTGCTTTAAACATGTGAAAACAACCATATTCCCCCCATACAATTAGGATTCTCAAGCCAAGAGGACAGGATCAAAATAGAAAACAAAACATAAACCCCTCTTGTGCACAAGTTTCACTTGTTTTCTTCTTTAAAGAAGAGGCTGCAATGTGCGCAAGGGTAATTTGGCCGAAGGGGCCAAATTGCTCCACACAAGCACAATATGATTACAAGCATCCAGCATTGCAACTcaaatatcattaaattaaataacataaaGGACTTCTCACTGGCTAAAGAGTAATTAGTCAAAacataagatgatgaaaatttgaCAGTTAAATGACCTGTTTCAACAAGTTCTCATCAGTTGGGAGCCTCAGATCGTCCTTAGTGTCACCACTCTCAGTCAGCAAACTCACCTGaaacatttaatttaactaaTCAGAAGAAACACACACAAGCACACACACACATCAAACAAAAGTGAAGCAAAAGAACTTACAAATCCATCCTCAGAAATGTCAATCAATTGGTAGTCAGTACGATTGACATGCGGAACCTGTTAAAACAGAAAGCATCATTTAGTAATGCCGAACAATTAcattgacagattaaacattaaAACCGAGAATGACCATAAACGATAGGTTTGTTCATATATCATACATCACAGTTATGGGAGGAGGGAACAATATCTTCCAACTTCTTGCCAATGAAGATATCGATCCCAACGAAGTGACACTTAGCATGACCGTGCTTCCCCGTCTTGGAGGTGGAAACTTCCACAACCTGACGCAAGCAGCCGCAAAAGAACGATCAAGTTAGCTAAAATTGCAAATCATAGAGTGCAAATCAACAGTCAACCCATCAAGCACTAATTGATCACATGCCAATAACTATTATCAGCTTGCCCTAACTTTTAATTTCTCTGATTGGTTTGtttttttgtaaaaaataatATCCGATTCTCAATTTTTCAACAAGTACTTAGAGCTACTTACGGAAACAACCAagttatgtatataaataaatcGATCATCAAAAGTCGATACCACACGAAATATTTAGAtctaaaatttacaaaacttaaCATTATTCTTAACATAAATAACCTAAACCATCAAATTCAAATTATGGAGCTCACTCCatcaataaaataaacaaaattttgagaaaaataacGAAAACATATTCCAACGGCAACCTTGCAGGGACGGCCTTTAATGACGATATAGCCGTTCTTACGGATAGTACCGGCTTGCTGAGGATAGGTTTTGGATGCGCCGGCATCAGCCTTGGATTCGAAATGATGATCGTCGTCCGACATTTCCGGGTTTTTGTTGTTAGTAAGGGAGCAACTGGGGGCGGCGCAGAGGAGGAAGGCGTGGGCGTATTATATTTATAGAAATTGGGGTAATCTTTAAGAAATCTTAgggttttcaatttttattcgtTGTTATCCAGTGAGTCCGGTGAGTGAAGGGTAGCCGTTGATCTCCAATAATGATTGATTTGAAGGAAGGTGATTAGAAAAATATGCTGCGTTTTCTAAACGCTACCATTTTAAATTGTATTTGAAGTGTGCTCAGATTCATCTCCTTTATACAATTCCACTTGTAAGTCAATGCATAACCCAAAGTGAATGTTTTATTTtagaattataaattaaaatattcaaatcacatttcattaaatcttttataaaaataataattattaaaaaattgtaaattaAAACTCTAATatcatatttataatataatttcagaaattaaaattttaaatttaattaaatgagtttttcaaaatatatataaataactaaaatttaaaaataatatcttttaAATACAatcttaataaataattaaaaataatttattttcataaatttaacaacataaaaatttaacacttttaaaaaaatactcaataaataaaaaataaattaagatatattaccttaaaatagtatcttaatattttatttcaaagctgtaaaaatttgaaattataataaataaataaattaagatgtattatctttaatgttatattaataaattataaaatatcaataaGTGCAATCCCAACGaaaaatataagtttgaattTTGAAGATAACATTGTTGAGAGAAATAGTCATAAACCTTGAACCTAAactgtaaaaaaaattataaaattatttattaacttacttTAATTAAAATGGATTATCTTCGTCAAAACAATAGAAATatcaataatttttaattaaaatttgaccaaaaaaatcaaaacaatgACAATAACCATGTTTTAGTAATTTATAAGATGCTAGTAATTCGTAATATATGTATATCCCTTAATCAAAACATAAAAAGGaaaatttgaaaaggaaaaagaaaaaactatTTTTTAATCAAAACACCAATGATACCGAGAATTTAGGGGGAATAAAAACAACAATAAAGAAGAGATATTATCAATGATGTTAGCTCAGCCTAAAAATTCAGTTTAATAAATTGTTAATTCCCTAAATATAGAAATAGACAAATCTGTTACAATTGGTAAGGAAGTGGAAACTTCcttaaacacatatcatttatttcatatttttcaacaaTCTTCTCATTTGATAATTTATTGAATAAAACTCATACAATATAGGAATCTATATCATCAAATAAACCTTAGCTCCCCCATACCACATTCCCCCCTTACTTCCAAAAACTTAACTTAGATAATAATCAAGTAAATCAAACATTAATGCCAAGTTTGAAATTTCATCAATAATTAACCAATAACAATATCCAccgaataaaaaaaatataataatgtaaCACTTCTCACTTGTCTCCTACATTAAATTAGAGTTATGAAATGCTATAGCAATAACCAAAACATGATTATGCAAATTCAATTCAAAAgttaacttttttttattatgaaaaacacaaaaatataattacatcaaaataaTTTGAACAAAAGCATCATTAGCCTTATATTGTTGAATGAGCTCTAAAA belongs to Gossypium arboreum isolate Shixiya-1 chromosome 7, ASM2569848v2, whole genome shotgun sequence and includes:
- the LOC108459134 gene encoding eukaryotic translation initiation factor 5A-2-like, giving the protein MSDDDHHFESKADAGASKTYPQQAGTIRKNGYIVIKGRPCKVVEVSTSKTGKHGHAKCHFVGIDIFIGKKLEDIVPSSHNCDVPHVNRTDYQLIDISEDGFVSLLTESGDTKDDLRLPTDENLLKQIKDGFGEGKDLVVSVMSAMGEEQICALKDIGPK